A stretch of Arachis hypogaea cultivar Tifrunner chromosome 15, arahy.Tifrunner.gnm2.J5K5, whole genome shotgun sequence DNA encodes these proteins:
- the LOC112750707 gene encoding protein EXECUTER 2, chloroplastic yields the protein MVVVANTLGVSQAISTTSSFDSIPKKFLLSCIAPSSNNSKNYSLPLSLQLVFPGRTRTHLCRCTNYETSSSSSSSSSSSVNKWDWNRWCRHFSEIEQAESFVSLLKFQLEDAIEKEDFQEAAKLKRTIEEATSKDSVSEIMAQLKDAIDDERYHDASRLCRNTGSGLVGWWVGYSKNSDDPFGRIIHISPGMGRFIGKSYSPRQLITASNGTPVFEIYVVKNADDTYHMQVVYLRRNRGNSMSKPPSVPAKSPSKPEVENISSVEVEEHEEKAEPNDDKNSNIDGATEEGIKSVINFLKEKIPGLKVKVMNISVETEAAENESIKQLMEEDSKKTSSSENSEEEDNNLDEPDGVTLGGDSDTSGEEKDLDMKLFIGGVVHNDEDTPVKDDFTRLPAEIKDMERDSFALHIPRRNLDLDTRESKVSNIKVAALAAQGFTELMPPEVAKAFWTDKVASKVTKNMREIVKLAISQAQKRSRLSEDTYFSRISTPRGGFDPFDGLYVGAFGPYGTEVVQLRRKFGHWNDADDANNPSDVEFFEYVEAVKLTGDLNVPAGQVTFRAKIGRVNRNSNRGMYPDELGVVASYKGQGRIADFGFQNPKWVEGELLQLNGKGIGPYMKGADLGFLYVVPEQSFLVLFNRLKLPD from the exons ATGGTGGTTGTGGCCAACACCTTGGGTGTCTCCCAGGCCATATCCACCAcctcttcttttgattctatcCCAAAGAAGTTCCTTCTGAGTTGTATCGCTCCCAGCAGCAACAACAGTAAAAACtactctcttcctctttctcttcaaTTAGTGTTCCCCGGAAGGACCCGCACCCACTTATGCCGCTGTACCAACTACGAGACTTCATCATCGTCATcctcgtcttcatcttcttctgtcAATAAGTGGGATTGGAACCGATGGTGCCGCCATTTCTCTGAAATTGAACAGGCTGAGAGCTTCGTTTCTCTTCTCAAG TTTCAACTTGAAGATGCCATTGAAAAGGAAGACTTCCAGGAAGCAGCCAAGTTGAAGAGAACTATAGAAGAAGCAACATCCAAGGACAGTGTTTCTGAAATTATGGCTCAATTGAAG GATGCCATAGATGATGAACGCTATCATGACGCTTCAAGATTATGTAGGAACACTGGAAGTGGGCTG GTGGGTTGGTGGGTGGGGTACTCAAAAAATTCAGATGACCCTTTTGGTAGAATAATTCATATAAGTCCTGGTATGGGTAGATTCATTGGCAAGAGTTACAGCCCAAG ACAGTTGATTACAGCATCCAATGGGACGCCAGTATTTGAAATTTACGTGGTTAAAAATGCTGATGACACATATCACATGCAG GTAGTGTACTTACGGCGAAACAGAGGAAATTCAATGAGTAAACCTCCATCTGTACCTGCTAAAAGCCCATCCAAACCTGAGGTTGAAAATATCTCTTCCGTTGAGGTAGAGGAACATGAAGAGAAGGCTGAGCCTAATGATGATAAAAACAGTAACATTGACGGGGCCACCGAGGAGGGCATTAAAAGTGTCATAAATTTTCTTAAAGAAAAAATTCCAGGATTGAAGGTTAAAGTTATGAACATCAGTGTTGAAACAGAGGCAGCAGAAAATGAATCTATTAAGCAGTTGATGGAAGAAGATAGTAAGAAAACAAGCTCCAGCGAGAATTCTGAAGAGGAAGATAATAATCTGGACGAACCTGATGGGGTCACTCTAGGAGGAGATAGTGATACCTCTGGAGAAGAAAAGGATTTGGATATGAAGCTCTTTATTGGTGGAGTCGTACACAATGATGAAGATACTCCTGTTAAGGACGACTTTACTAGACTTCCTGCTGAAATTAAAGATATGGAACGAGATTCTTTTGCCTTGCACATTCCTAGGAGAAATCTAGATCTTGATACAAGAGAAAGTAAAGTGTCAAATATCAAAGTTGCAGCTCTTGCAGCACAAGGATTCACAGAGCTTATGCCTCCTGAGGTTGCGAAGGCATTTTGGACTGACAAAGTTGCTTCTAAG GTTACCAAAAACATGCGTGAAATTGTCAAACTTGCTATTAGTCAAGCACAGAAAAGAAGTAGGTTATCTGAAGATACATATTTTAGTCGGATTTCCACTCCAAGAGGGGGTTTTGATCCTTTTGATG GACTCTATGTTGGTGCATTTGGCCCTTATGGCACGGAAGTAGTACAGTTGAGGAGAAAATTTGGACATTGGAATGATGCCGACGATGCAAACAACCCTTCAGATGTGGAGTTCTTTGAATATGTTGAGGCAGTGAAGTTGACAGGGGATCTTAATGTTCCTGCTGGCCAG GTGACATTCCGTGCTAAAATCGGCAGAGTCAACCGTAACAGCAACCGTGGAATGTATCCTGATGAATTAGGAGTG